A genomic stretch from Strongyloides ratti genome assembly S_ratti_ED321, chromosome : 1 includes:
- a CDS encoding Acyl-CoA synthetase family member 2, mitochondrial: protein MQIVSAFPDPLPVEANIDFSTFFDKVVRPYENIPLLFDPEANISYKFSELRFLVHRFIIAFNKGGLKQEDVIATVIGNSIEFIALFLACCKQRLIFCPLNTSYKINELLTYLSKVNPVYLIVDQEFNKDSSQILETISSIKAIYQIENLMMGSPLLNNENPYQLIEFDNKTPALIMFSSGSTGIPKPVLISHRSLIYQINMFICLRQNATHDFLFLQPTDTTYGVLPYFHLGGLMTTLTMLVQSVKVLLNKKFNEEIFYDNIQKYRVTTLTIVPEVLKIMANSTKIDKYDVSSLKYIYYGSSKCNPGIVKKLKKKFPHIELFIQLYGSTEGGSTIFMMPKIPEAHEKINSVGVLLPGIQCKLIPINENENESAVNGRESGELYLKSDMLMNGYLTNDISSIDKNGWLKTGDIVSVDNEGFFYVSGRCKEIIKIRGWQVSPNELEYAIIEEFIDKIEECAVTLYEKNICDDNVESYLVCLVVLKKEQTLNGEDIIKFVRDNFISYKHIKEPIKFVECLPKTCNGKLLRHKLSELYDATPSNDSV, encoded by the exons ATTTCCAGATCCATTGCCAGTTGAAGCAAACATAGatttttcaacattttttgataaagttGTTAGACCTTATGAAAACATTCCGTTATTG tttgATCCTGAAGCtaatatatcatataaattCTCTGAATTACGCTTTTTAGTACATAGATTTATAATTGCATTTAATAAAGGTGGACTTAAACAGGAAGATGTTATTGCAACTGTTATTGGTAATTCTATTGAGTTTATAGCACTTTTTTTGGCATGTTGTAAACAAAGACTTATATTTTGCCCTTTAAATAcaagttataaaataaatgaattgTTAACTTATCTTTCAAAAGTAAATCctgtttatttaattgttgaTCAAGAGTTTAATAAAGATTCATCACAAATACTTGAAACAATTTCATCAATTAAAGCAATCTAtcaaattgaaaatttaatgatgGGCTCaccattattaaataatgaaaatccTTATCAATTAATAGAATTTGACAATAAAACACCAGcattaataatgttttcaTCTGGATCTACTGGAATTCCTAAACCTGTCCTTATTTCACATCGttctttaatttatcaaattaatatgtttatatGTTTAAGACAAAATGCTACAcatgattttttatttctccAACCAACAGATACAACATATGGGGTTCTACCGTACTTTCATCTTGGTGGATTAATGACAACTTTAACAATGTTAGTTCAATCAgttaaagtattattaaataaaaaatttaatgaagaaattttttatgataatatacaaaaatatcgTGTTACTACTTTAACAATTGTTCCTGAAGTATTGAAAATTATGGCTAATTCaacaaaaattgataaatacgATGTTTCATctctaaaatatatttactatGGTTCTTCTAAATGTAATCCAGGAATCGTTAAaaagctaaaaaaaaaatttcctcatatagaattatttatacaattatatGGTTCAACAGAAGGTGGAAGCACAATTTTTATGATGCCTAAAATACCAGAAGCtcatgaaaaaattaattcagTTGGAGTTTTATTACCAGGAATACAATGTAAACTTATTCCTATcaatgaaaatgaaaatgaaagTGCAGTAAATGGTCGAGAAAGTGGTGAATTATATCTAAAAAGTGATATGTTAATGAATGGTTATTTAACAAATGATATTTCttctattgataaaaatggaTGGCTTAAAACAGGGGATATTGTTAGTGTTGATAATGAAGGATTTTTCTATGTTAGTGGTAGAtgtaaagaaataataaaaattagagGATGGCAAGTTTCACCTAATGAATTAGAATATGCTATTATTGAAGAATTTATCGATAAAATTGAAGAATGCGCTGTTACTTTATACGAAAAAAATATCTGTGATGATAATGTTGAAAGTTATTTAGTTTGTTtagttgttttaaaaaaagaacaaaCTTTAAATGGGgaagatattataaaatttgtaagAGATAACTTTATAAGTTATAAGCACATTAAAGAACCAATCAAGTTTGTTGAATGCTTACCAAAAACTTGTAATGGAAAATTACTAAGACATAAATTAAGTGAATTATATGATGCAACACCTTCAAATGATAGtgtatag